The Candidatus Wallbacteria bacterium genome window below encodes:
- a CDS encoding S-layer homology domain-containing protein, translated as MICCLALPLCAGLFEDVPQNHWAYEAIDNLAKKGYVDGFPDGKFQGTTPITRYEMAVMVYKLLNKVTDVESSGGTITQEDAGTIRKLITEFRDEITAIGVRVEKVEERLNALEKGQDDLKKEDKRFSISGEYSGNIAYFRKDNADYSSDIADTGDKNRGFHKSQHNVSLFLTGKPADSTEVYTRLEGSINKPESGDKATIVYDELTRKVMNGNTPAAFIKGYQPGDTVSIIAWSNPDMDQTAFNVVGSTGEIKQSTGEIVYTDRYASEVKIAEGNKNLFHLDKFHFKVDSARCNLRFYSGREGFTALTDPLSIFNWNWGWVSDLAAYSKPYSGLEINGKLTKDVSSFSSLIKQLDSDRDIITTRLNYTFPNGMIPDSSLIWGWTYLEYMKEINQPQTSQYGKYAYGHYSRLEGTDFTYSYDDQKRKGTWTGEYLWNQHGRYPNQISPFWMNPANNKLYPISYLEPDTLEIDQDTGFWTSLSYKNGPAGLDYEFYDYGPRFWIETNEWIKWRYHYGEATDDDSDYWYNGRVDWEKSPDIFINDWVILPTSYAERHSRVKGSYDFDLGNSQKVATEFTYDQLEFGQGLTEEGHLYKFQAFPKYTANLSGEFLAFQHFDPGDEQGKTKTEVKLNSILNPDRNTKWDLGVWALSDSDDLDAAYKGRRKDGVWTQYGYNQTDKIWMQYFWNYNQDSINFINKTGVNEEADDSKFEIQSNVDLSSIMSASSKNYIKRTWPKNGNMSTTKFYKLVLKNNFTENLKGKVGYWWNQVDDETCTHHFNLNFSYTPNSATELKLEYSPGNKFDKEEPLKAERKIWLFTATTQF; from the coding sequence ATGATCTGTTGTCTGGCTCTCCCTCTCTGCGCGGGGTTGTTCGAAGATGTGCCTCAGAATCACTGGGCCTATGAAGCAATCGACAATCTGGCTAAAAAGGGCTATGTGGACGGATTTCCGGACGGGAAGTTCCAGGGGACTACACCCATCACCAGATATGAAATGGCTGTAATGGTCTATAAGCTCCTGAACAAAGTGACAGACGTGGAGAGTTCTGGGGGCACCATCACGCAGGAAGACGCCGGCACCATCCGCAAGCTGATCACAGAGTTCCGCGATGAGATCACCGCGATCGGAGTCAGGGTGGAGAAGGTGGAGGAACGGCTGAATGCTTTGGAAAAGGGCCAGGATGACCTGAAAAAGGAAGACAAGAGATTCAGCATTTCAGGAGAATATTCCGGCAATATTGCATATTTCCGCAAGGATAACGCTGACTACAGCTCGGATATTGCAGACACTGGAGATAAAAACCGCGGATTCCATAAATCCCAGCATAATGTCAGCCTGTTTCTGACAGGGAAGCCTGCAGACAGCACAGAGGTCTATACCAGGCTGGAAGGCTCGATCAACAAGCCAGAGTCCGGCGACAAGGCAACCATCGTCTATGACGAACTCACCCGCAAGGTGATGAATGGAAATACTCCTGCAGCCTTTATCAAAGGATATCAGCCCGGTGACACAGTCTCGATCATAGCCTGGTCCAATCCTGACATGGATCAGACTGCCTTCAATGTAGTGGGCAGCACAGGCGAAATCAAGCAGAGTACGGGTGAAATCGTCTACACCGACCGCTATGCCAGTGAAGTTAAAATTGCTGAGGGCAACAAGAATCTGTTCCACCTCGATAAATTCCACTTCAAGGTGGACTCAGCGAGATGCAACCTGAGATTTTATTCAGGCAGAGAAGGTTTTACCGCCCTTACTGACCCCTTGAGCATTTTCAACTGGAACTGGGGCTGGGTCTCGGATCTGGCTGCCTATTCCAAGCCTTACTCTGGGCTTGAAATCAACGGGAAGCTGACCAAGGATGTCTCCTCATTCAGTTCACTGATCAAACAGCTTGATTCTGACCGCGACATAATTACCACCAGGCTCAACTACACCTTCCCCAACGGTATGATTCCTGACAGTTCGCTGATCTGGGGCTGGACTTACCTGGAATACATGAAAGAGATCAACCAGCCTCAAACCTCCCAATACGGGAAATATGCCTATGGCCATTATTCGAGGCTGGAAGGCACGGATTTCACTTATTCTTACGATGACCAGAAGCGCAAGGGAACCTGGACCGGGGAATATCTCTGGAATCAGCACGGCCGGTATCCCAATCAGATCAGCCCATTCTGGATGAATCCTGCCAACAACAAACTGTACCCGATTTCTTACCTGGAGCCTGATACCCTGGAAATCGATCAGGATACAGGTTTCTGGACTTCGCTGAGCTACAAAAACGGTCCGGCCGGCCTTGATTATGAATTCTATGATTATGGTCCCAGATTCTGGATTGAGACCAATGAATGGATCAAGTGGCGCTATCATTACGGGGAAGCGACAGACGACGACAGTGATTACTGGTACAACGGACGTGTGGACTGGGAAAAAAGCCCTGATATTTTCATCAACGACTGGGTGATTCTGCCGACCAGCTATGCAGAGCGGCACAGCCGGGTCAAGGGGTCCTACGACTTCGATCTGGGAAATTCCCAGAAGGTGGCTACGGAATTCACATACGACCAGCTGGAGTTCGGCCAGGGCTTGACAGAGGAGGGACATCTTTACAAATTCCAGGCTTTCCCTAAATATACAGCCAACCTGTCCGGAGAATTCCTGGCTTTCCAGCATTTCGATCCGGGTGACGAGCAGGGAAAGACCAAAACAGAAGTGAAACTAAACAGCATTCTCAACCCTGACCGGAACACTAAATGGGACTTGGGGGTCTGGGCGCTCAGTGACTCGGACGATCTGGACGCAGCTTACAAAGGGCGGAGAAAGGATGGAGTCTGGACCCAGTACGGCTACAATCAGACCGATAAAATCTGGATGCAGTATTTCTGGAATTACAATCAGGACAGCATCAATTTCATCAACAAGACTGGAGTGAACGAGGAAGCTGACGACAGCAAGTTCGAAATCCAGTCCAATGTTGATCTCTCATCCATAATGTCGGCTTCGTCCAAGAACTATATCAAGCGGACCTGGCCGAAAAACGGGAATATGAGCACAACCAAATTTTACAAGCTGGTGCTTAAAAATAATTTCACTGAAAATCTCAAAGGTAAGGTCGGCTACTGGTGGAATCAGGTGGATGATGAGACCTGCACCCATCACTTCAATCTGAACTTTTCCTACACACCGAACAGTGCGACTGAATTGAAGCTGGAATATTCTCCTGGCAACAAGTTCGACAAGGAAGAACCGCTCAAAGCGGAACGGAAGATCTGGCTGTTCACTGCAACCACGCAGTTCTAA
- a CDS encoding isoamylase early set domain-containing protein, producing the protein MYLIKKWDICLFFLLAQALLSAEDGPENVEDGVIFRYRDPGVKTVSIAGDFNEWSKDKDLMKFDEKQNCFLIKLSLDEGEYAYKFVLDGNKWIKDPFAKKFADDGFGGQNSIVTVKRPEKKAGISGGTPEAGTGEVGTGEVDSAEPGRAGNARFTYKSNSAKSVAVVGSFNQWNPTRNYLKSDSGNGDWETTLYLPPGEYIYFYVIDGKEWRIDANAAVTKDDGFGGKNSVVVIKGEGGQ; encoded by the coding sequence ATGTACTTGATTAAAAAATGGGATATCTGCCTTTTTTTTCTGCTGGCCCAGGCATTGCTTTCTGCCGAAGACGGACCTGAAAACGTGGAAGATGGCGTGATCTTCCGCTATCGGGACCCTGGAGTAAAAACAGTCTCGATTGCCGGTGATTTCAATGAGTGGAGTAAAGACAAGGATCTGATGAAATTTGACGAAAAGCAGAATTGCTTCCTGATCAAGCTTAGCCTGGACGAAGGGGAATATGCTTACAAATTCGTGCTGGACGGGAATAAATGGATCAAGGATCCGTTCGCGAAAAAATTTGCTGATGACGGATTCGGGGGGCAGAACAGCATTGTAACTGTCAAAAGACCGGAAAAGAAAGCAGGAATTTCCGGGGGAACTCCAGAAGCCGGTACTGGGGAAGTCGGCACCGGGGAAGTTGATTCTGCCGAACCAGGCCGGGCCGGCAATGCCCGATTCACCTATAAAAGCAATTCTGCGAAAAGTGTGGCTGTAGTGGGAAGTTTTAACCAATGGAACCCGACCAGGAACTATCTCAAATCAGACAGCGGAAACGGGGACTGGGAGACTACTCTTTATCTTCCACCAGGTGAGTATATCTATTTTTATGTGATCGACGGCAAGGAATGGCGGATTGACGCCAATGCTGCCGTCACTAAGGATGACGGTTTCGGCGGGAAAAATTCCGTAGTCGTCATCAAGGGCGAAGGCGGACAGTGA